caattttatttaaattttctttaagGATAACACCCCAAAACATTTGTACCTAAACTAGAACGCTCCACGTTACCCAGAACTTTTCACCCAACTCAGGACGTTTTAAAGAAACCcagaacatttcatttaaatgaaccTTTTTCACTTCAGTCACAAGCTTTTGCACCTCAACTAGAACTTCACATGATCCTCAAACTAGAACTTTACGTCTTAAATTCTCCTGCTGTGGAACATTTGAGATGGCCTCTAATCGTCTTTGTTCTTCTCCAGTTATCGGTAGAGGAGGAGAACAGATCACCAGGATCCAGCTGGAGTCGGGTTGTAAGATCCAAATCGCTGCTGGTGAGTTTAGACATCAAGGATCTGGATGAGGAGCCTCAAACTTCTGTCCAGGACTGTAGATCTTCTTAAACAGACAGTTCAGTTGCATTCAGGCTCCTTCTGGTTCTAAAAACCCCGTTCTGTTGACGGtgatgtttgtctgtgtgtttgcagacaGTGGAGGTCTGATGGAGCGGCCATGTTCCCTGACTGGAACTCCAGAGAGCATTGAGTGAGTTCTTTAACACCAAACAGTCAAACAGAATATTACTGATTTCATTTTAGATGTTAAACATGTTTGAGATCTTAAGCTTTTCTTTGTCGTGTCAGAAAGCTCCACTACAGATTTCAGTTTTACGTCAAAATTCTGATTTTATAAAGTAGAAGAAGTTGTTAAGGATTAAACTTTGTGGCTTGTTGTCCCTTTAGAAGACAAAACGAATCGTCTAGTTGTGACTTCTTGTCGTGCTTCagatcattttaattaatttattaaatttcATTGAAGCCCAAAGATTAAAGAAGACTTTGAAGTTCTGTGATGTTTCTTCTCTTCCATTAATCGTTTTGTGACTCCGTAGATTTACCGGTTGACTATTTAGAGGTCCTGAACCGTAGGTTGGGAACCTCTGTAATAACATTTCAAATTCAAgtcaaaacaaagagaaaaacgagacatttAATGAGTGAGCGATGGAGAAAATGCCTGACCAGATGCTGACAGCAGTCGCTCACCGTGTTCTCAGGCAGGCGAAGCGGCTGCTGGTCCAGATCGTGGACCGCTGTAGAAACGGTCCTGGTTTCCATGGCGACGGGGAGGGCGGGGCCTCGGTGCAGGAGATGCTGATCCCGGCCAGCAAGGTGGGGCTGGTGATTGGCCGAGGAGGAGACACCATCAAACAGCTGCAGGTAGAGTACCTCAGAAGGCAGGTTGAAGGTTCTAGACGAGGTAGCAAGGTGTAAGGTCGGTTAAAAGTTCTAGACGAGGTAGCAAGGTGTAAGGTTGGTTAAAGGTTCTAGACAAGGTAGCAAGGTGTAAAGTCGGTTAAAAGTTCTAGACGAGGTAGCAAGGTGTAAGGTCGGTTAAAAGTTCTAGACGAGGTAGCAAGGTGTAAGGTTGGTTAAAGGTTCTAGATGAGGTAGTAAGGTGTAAAGTCGGTTAAAAGTTCTAGACGAGGTAGCAAGATGCAAGATCGGTTAAAAGTTCTAGACGAGGTAGCAAGGTGTAAGGTCGGTTAAAAGTTCTAGACGAGGTAGCAAGGTGTAAGGTCGGTTAAAGGTTCTAGACAAGGTAGCAAGGTGTAAGGTCGGGTAAAAGTTCTAGACGAGGTAGCAAGGTGTAAGGTCGGTTAAAGACTGTAGACAAGGTTAGGTTCTAGATAAGATAACAGGGTGTTAGCTGTGTCAGGTAAAAGAATGAATACTAGATGAGGTTCTAGATGAggttaaacaaacatttatggCAGATTAAAGATTCTAGGTCAGCTAGAAGGTTCTAGGTCTGCAGGTTCTAGACAAGGTGACAAGATGTTGGCTATGAAAAGATTGTAAGCTAGGTTGGATTTAAGGTCAAGTCAGAGGTTCTAGATAAGGTTAGAATACAAAAATGGGAAGGTTTCAAGATTCTAGGTCAGGAAATTCAGACGGTTCTAGCTTGGGGCGCAGGTTTGAGTTAAGGTATCTGGGTTTTAGCTCAGTCAGGAGGTTCTGTGTCGTGTGAAAAGGTGTACATTAGATTAGGTTCTAGAAAATGCTGTAACTTAGGTTTGAGATCAAGTCTCAGGTTCAGGATAATTAGAAACGATTTTAGCCTGGGTTAAAGACTGTAGGTCAGTCAGAAGGCAACAGGATTTTTGCTGATGGAAAAAGTTCTACCTGAGGTGAAACTCTCTTAAGTTAGTTTGGGTCCAAAGTTAAGTCCCATATGTTCTAACAGGTGCCATGGTAACCAGATCAGCAGTGTTCTCCACCTTCCATTGTGTTgtcatgttgtggctgatctgttGATgggttctgttctgtttgttcaGGAGCGAGCCGgggtgaagatgatgatgatccaGGACGGTCCGATGCCGACAGGAGCCGACAAACCTCTTCGCATCTCTGGAGACCCGTACAAAGTGCAGGTAGTTTCACTACTCTCTGTGGAACCATACGTTCTCCAGGATTCATTTAGGTGTTATTCTACAGGTTTGTTTTGTTAGAAATACTCAGAAATTTAGGTTAAAGTCTCTTGGTGGGGTAGAACGTCATAGATCATTTGTAGTTCTAGATTAAGGCAGATGTTTTAGTCAGTTCTAGGTGAGGGGAAAAAGTTTGTAAGTCATGTGAAAAGATTCTCCATTCATGTTAAATATTACAGGTCAAGTATCTGGTTCTAGAGCAGACAAAAGGTTTTATTACAGTTTGTAGGTCAGGTAGAGGGTCCTAGATTAGGCGTCGTGTTTTAACACAGCATAAAGATTCAAGGTCAGGTAGACGGTTCTACATTAGGGTAAAGGTTTTTGCTTGGGTTACAAGTTCTAGGTCATGAGAAAGTTATACCTTAGGTGGAACAATATGACACAGATTAAAGGTTCTAGGTCAGGTAGGAGTTTCTAGATTAGGCTTTAGGTTTTAAGTTGGGTTATAAATTTTAGTTCGATAGAAGGTTCTAGATTAAGCATAGGTTTTAGTATTGGTTACAGGTTGTAGGTCGGGTAGAAGGTTCAGGATTAGGCTAAAAGTTTAAGGTCAGATAGAAGGTTCTAGATTAGGTTAAAGGTTTTTGCTTGGGTTACAAGTTCTAGGTCATGAGAAGGTTATACCTTAGGTGGAACAATATGACACAGATTAAAGGTTCTAGGTCAAGGTTTGGAGATTTTTGATTGGGCTGGAGGAGATTTTGAATTGGGTTCTAAGTTTTAGGTCGAATAGAAGGTTCTAAATTAAGCATAGGTTTTAATATTGGTTACAGGCTCTAGATCGGGTAGAAGGTTCAGGATTAAGCTAAAAGTTTAAGATCAGGTAGAAGGTTCTGGTTCAGGTGAAGAACTCGTTGCTTAAGGTTCCAGATCAGGTAAAAACTTAAAGCTCAGATGCGGTTCTAGGTCAGATCTCACAAATATACAGTTTTACCTTgaaatttttcttaaatgtttttgaacaacATTGAAGCTCTGGGGAACGATGTGTCACGTTTGTTCAACAGAACTTAGTAGATACATTCAGTGTTTGATTGGATCTTCTCATGAGAACCAGATATGTAGAACATCACTAAATTTAACTACAGGTGGACTCTGAAACTAGTCTGTAAAAGTTTGAGGAAGGAACCCAAAGTGTTTTGAAGAGTATAAAACTCATCGATTCTTCCAGAAAAACATCCTTGAAGTTGAATCTGACCCTAGTTCTACGTTCTCCTCCAGGCGGCCCGGGAGCTGGTGTTGGAGGTGATCCGGGAGAAGGACGGAGATTTCAGGTCGGGACGTAACGACTTCAGCGCCCGACTGGGAGGAACCAGCCTGGACGTATGACACGAACAAACAAACGCACCTCAGATATCTGATAGAACAGAGGTTCACGTCTGGTTCTCCGTCTGCAGGTTCCAGTTCCACGGTTTGCTGTTGGCATTGTGATTGGCAGAAACGGAGAAATGATCAAGAAGATCCAGAATGATGCCGGAGTCCGAATCCAGTTTAAAACAGGTCTGTTTACATCAGTTTAATCCAGATTAAAGTAATCCATTTATTTAACTATAATCCAGATTAAACTAGTCAGTTTATTTAACTATAATCCAGATTAAAGCAGGTCTGTTTACACCAGTTTAATCCAGATTAAATAGGTCCTTTTATTTAACTATAATCCAGATTAAACTACTCCATTTATTTAACTATAATCCTATTCAAAGCAGGTCTATTTACATCAGTTTAATCCATATTAAACTAGTCCATTTGTTCCACTATAATTCAGTTTGCAGCTGTTCTGTTAACTCAGATTAAACTGTTCTGTTTACATGAGTTTTGTTCTGTAAACCTGCTGTAATTAAATCATGAACCACATTAAATCTTGTCTATTTACATCAGTTTAATCCAGATTAAAGTGACTCATTAGTCTTAAGGACTTTTCTTTGATTAAGCTGGTGTGTCCTCCAATCATAAACCAGTCTGTTTACTATAATATGGTTTTAATGCTGGTTTGTTTGATATTAATGCTGTCAAAGACTAGTTTAAAACCAGTCAGTTTATGCCAGAGTAATATATTTTCTGACTGGTCTGTttccagcaggagaaccagATGGAACCGGTTTCTTTAGGCCAGATCATTTTTATAGTTAGTATAGATTAAACTGGGCTGATAAAACAAATTACCAACAATATTAACAATAAATAGTAGGTGGTAGTAATGGTAGTAAAAGTAATCAGCTCAGTGCAGACGAGGCCTGGACAGGTGTGTGGTGCAGGTAAAGGAGGACTGTGATGTAATCCAGATTTAAACCGATGTTCTACTTCACGGGTCCAGATGACGGCATCAGTCCGGAGcgtgttgccatggtgatgggTCAGCCGGACCGCTGTCAGCACGCTGTCCACCTCATCAACGAGCTCATCCAGACCGCTCAGGTAACCAGTCAGAGTCCTTTAATCCAGACCGAACCCTGGTTCTGACCTAAACCCTCCTGCAGAACCAGACTAGAACCCTATGCTATCTACATCTGATTGAATGTCCTGTCACTGCAGGAGCGTGACGGTTTTGGCTCCGCCCTGCGAGGTGGGCGGGTCAGAGGGCGAGGTGATTGGACGATGGGTTCACCTGGTCCTCTTCAGGAAGTCACCTACACCATCCCTGCTGACAAGTGTGGCCTGGTCATTGGCAAAGGTAGGAGAGAAGAGCCTCAGGGGTGATAGTGGACCCCAGTAGACGTCTGACAGGATGTGGTAACCATGGCTCTGGAGGTTCTGATTGGTTGCTAGTGATGATGTAACACCAGAGTTCATCATGTTATGAGAAACATGTGGGGCAGTATGTCCAGTTTACCCCAGCATATCCAACATCAGACTGGTCTCTAGCAGAGCTAGCTCtgcatggtaactgatgctgaggagctggatctccatggtaactgatactgaggagttagatctccatggtaactgatgctgaggcgTTAGATCTCCATgctaactgatgctgaggagttagatctccatggtatctgatgctgtggagctagatctccatggtaactgatgctagagcaagatctccatggtaactgatgctgtggagctagatctccatggtaactgatgctagagctagatctccatggtaactgatgctgaggagctggatctccatggtaactgatgctcgagctagatctccatggcaactgatgctagagctagatctccatggtaactgatgctagagctagatctccatggtaactgatgctgtggagctagatctccatggtaactgatgctagagctagatctccatggtaactgatgctgtggagctagatctccatggtaactgatgctagcACTagctctccatggtaactgatgctgtggagctggatctccatggtaactgaggctagagctagatctccatggtaactgatgctagagctagatttccatggtaactgatgctagagctagatttccatggtaactgatgctagagctagatcgccatggtaactgatgctgtggagctagatatccatggtaactgatgctgaggagctggatctccatggtaactaatgctgtggagctagatctccatggtacctgatgctgaggagctggatctccatgataactgatgctgaggagttagatctccatggtaactgatgctagagctagatctccatggttactgatgttagagctagatctccatggtaactgatgctgaggagctagatctccatggtaactgatgctagagctagatctccatggtaactgatgctagagctagatctccatggtaactgatgctgaggagctagatctccatggtaactgatgctgaggagctggatctccatggtaactgatgctgtggagctggatctccatggtaactgatgcagGAGCTAgttctccatggtaactgaggctagagctagatctccatggtaactgatgctgtagagctagatctccatggtaactggtGCTagagttagatctccatggtaactgatgctagagctagatctccatggtaactgatgctgaggagctggatctccatggtaactgatactgaggagttagatctccatggtaactgatgctgaggcgTTAGATCTCCATgctaactgatgctgaggagttagatctccatggtatctgatgctgtggagctagatctccatggtaactgatgctagagcaagatctccatggtaactgatgctgtggagctagatctccatggtaactgatgctagagctagatctccatggtaactgatgctgaggagctggatctccatggtaactgatgctcgagctagatctccatggcaactgatgctagagctagatctccatggtaactgatgctagagctagatctccatggtaactgatgctgtggagctagatctccatggtaactgatgctagagctagatctccatggtaactgatgctgtggagctagatctccatggtaactgatgctagcACTagctctccatggtaactgatgctgtggagctggatctccatggtaactgaggctagagctagatctccatggtaactgatgctagagctagatttccatggtaactgatgctagagctagatttccatggtaactgatgctagagctagatcgccatggtaactgatgctgtggagctagatatccatggtaactgatgctgaggagctggatctccatggtaactaatgctgtggagctagatctccatggtacctgatgctgaggagctggatctccatgataactgatgctgaggagttagatctccatggtaactgatg
Above is a genomic segment from Amphiprion ocellaris isolate individual 3 ecotype Okinawa chromosome 6, ASM2253959v1, whole genome shotgun sequence containing:
- the LOC111568980 gene encoding far upstream element-binding protein 3-like isoform X2 yields the protein MMAELVQGQASMNQPGLKSDGLADVLQRARQMVGKMGGEAMSHLNSSSGGVEPSLYYPGQKRPGEDGVGNQLAAMGHQSRVITEDYKVPDRMVGFIIGRGGEQITRIQLESGCKIQIAADSGGLMERPCSLTGTPESIEQAKRLLVQIVDRCRNGPGFHGDGEGGASVQEMLIPASKVGLVIGRGGDTIKQLQERAGVKMMMIQDGPMPTGADKPLRISGDPYKVQAARELVLEVIREKDGDFRSGRNDFSARLGGTSLDVPVPRFAVGIVIGRNGEMIKKIQNDAGVRIQFKTDDGISPERVAMVMGQPDRCQHAVHLINELIQTAQERDGFGSALRGGRVRGRGDWTMGSPGPLQEVTYTIPADKCGLVIGKGGETIKSINQQSGAHVELQRNPPPSTDPNTRVFTIRGTAQQMDLARQLIDDKIGGSGIMSNGGFGFSPFAQGPAAHQNCGSGQTFLTGVWGNTYQTSWQNPGQQDPGQQNQPQSLMTDYSKAWEDYYKKQSQSSQQSSVPDYTAALAEYYRQQPYLWNPAQIQDH